The sequence CGCCTCGATCTCGTCGCCGAACATCTCGATCCGGACGGCCAGCTCCTCGTACACCGGGAAGATCTCGATGGTGTCGCCGCGGACCCGGAAGGTGCCGCGGCTGAAGGCCAGGTCGTTGCGGGTGTACTGGATGTCGACGAAGCGGCGCAGCAGCACGTCCCGGTCGATCTCCTCGCCGACCTTCAGCCGCACCATCCGGTCCACGTACTCCTGCGGGGTGCCGAGGCCGTAGATGCAGGAGACGGACGCGACCACGACCACGTCCCGGCGGGTGAGCAGCGAGTTGGTCGCCGAGTGGCGCAGCCGCTCGACCTCCTCGTTGATCGAGGAGTCCTTCTCGATGTAGGTGTCCGTCTGCGGGACGTACGCCTCGGGCTGGTAGTAGTCGTAGTACGAGACGAAGTACTCGACCGCGTTGTTGGGCAGCAGCTCGCGGAACTCGTTCGCCAGCTGGGCCGCCAGCGTCTTGTTCGGCGCCATCACCAGGGTGGGCCGCTGCAGCTTCTCGATCATCCAGGCCGTGGTGGCCGACTTGCCGGTACCGGTGGCACCGAGCAGGACGACGTCCTTCTCCCCGCCGCGGATCCGCCGCTCCAGCTCGGCGATCGCCGCCGGCTGGTCACCGTTGGGCTGGTAGGGACTGACGACCTCGAAGGGCGCCACTGACCGCTCAATACTCGTGATGGGTCGCACGCCACCACCGTACGACCCACCACCGACAAGCGGAGACCGTTCACTCAGGCCGCGTGGGCCTCGAACCTGATGGCGGGGTCTCCGGAAGGGTCGATGCGGACTGCGGAGTCGAAGGCGGCGGCCAGTCGTTCGATCAACGGCAGGGTGGGATCCACCCCGCTCTCCTCGATGCTCTCGACGATCGCTTCGTCCAGTCCGGCCCGCTCGGCGAGCTCGGCGGCGGTCCACCCGAGCACCGACCGGCGGGTGTGCACGGCCTCGGCCAGTGCCATTCGCCGCCCGGCCGCCCGGTATTCCTCGGTCTCCCGGTGCTCCGGCGGCACGACCCAGCGGGTGTGGTAGCCGCTGCTCATCGCTCCTCCTCGTCCCTGTCGTAGACCTGGTGGTCGCCCGCGGGGCGATGCTCGGCCTCGCACAGCTTCTGGGCCCGGTGCGCCCGTCCCACCTCGTCGCTCTCGCGGTTCCTAGTCTTGCGGAAGACGGTCAGAAGCACAGCCCGCCGGGCTGGGGCGAGCCAGTAGGTGATCCGCATCGGCCCGATCCGCAGTTCCCGCACCGGGCCGCCGAGGTGGCTGGCCAGCGGGAACGGCAGCAGCTCCCCGTCGTCGGCCAGTCGGTCGGCAGCGCGTTCCGCTGCCCGGTACTCCGCGATCGAGCAGGTGCGCAGCCAAGCGCGCACCTCGGGCTCGATCTCGATCGTCCAGGCCTGCCGGTCGCCGGTCACTTGCTCCCCCTCCGCTCCGCAGGGAGCAACGCCCGACCGGCGCGGAGGTCACGCTGTCAGCTCTTCGCGCTGTCCCGGGCGAGGGCGACCAGGCGGGAGACGGCGCGGAGGTACTTCTTGCGGTAGCCGCCGCGCAGCATCTCCTCGGGGAAGACCTGGTCGAAGGGGAGGCCGGAGGCGGTGATGGGGAGTTCGCGGTCGTACATGCGGTCGGCGAGGACGACCAGGCGCAGGGCGGTGGACTGGTCGTCGACCTGGCGGACGCCGCGCAGGCAGACGGCGGTCACGTCGTCCAGCAGGGCGCCGTAGCGGCTGGGGTGGACGGCGGGGAGGTGGGCGAGCAGGGTGTCGAAGTCGTCCAGCGAGGCGCCCGGGGTGCGGGCGGCGACGGCGTCGACCTCGGTGTCCCGGTACGGCGGCGGGGCGTCCGGCAGGCCGCGGTGGCGGTAGTCCTGGCCGTCGATCCGCATCGGGCGGAAGTGCGCCGACAGGCCCTGGATCTCGCGCAGGAAGTCGGCGGCGGCGAACCGGCCCTCGCCGAGCTTCTCCGGCAGGGTGTTCGAGGTGGCGCAGAGCTTGACGCCGTTCTCGACCAGGCGGCCGAGCAGGGTGGAGACCAGGACGGTGTCGCCCGGGTCGTCCAGCTCGAACTCGTCGATGCACAGCAGGCGGTGGTCGGACAGGGTCCGCACGGCCTGCTGGAAGCCGAGCGCGCCGACCAGGTTGGTGAGCTCGACGAAGGTGCCGAAGGCCTTGGGGCCGGGGACGGCGTGCCAGAGCGAGGCGAGCAGGTGGGTCTTGCCGACGCCGTAGCCGCCGTCGAGGTAGATGCCGGCCGGGCCGACCGGGGCCGGGGCACCGCGGCGGAACCAGCCCCGCTTGGGCGCGGCGCCGTTGCCGCCGTTGAGCGCGCCCGCGAACTGCTCCAGCACCTGCACGGCCTCGTACTGGCTGGGCTGGCCCGGGTCCGGGAGGTACGTCCCGAAGCTCACGTCGGAGAAGCGCGGCGGCGGCACCATCTCGGCGACCAGGCGCTCGGCGGGCACGACCGGACGGCGGTCGGTGAGGGCGATCGGCGAACCGGTGACGCCGGCTATCGGCTCGGTCGCGGTGTCGGGGCGGGAGGCTGCGGGCACGGTGGTCAAGGGTACGCCCGCTCGGCGCGGACTCCGACCCCGGCCGCTGCGAGACTGGAGGCATGCAGCAGCTGATCAGTCCGCCGGACGCGGTGTTCCAGGATCCGGAGTCGCCGGAGGCGCTCGCCGCCGTGTACGCGTACCCCGGGCAGGTGAATCGCGGCCGCCCGTGGCTGCGCGCCAACATGGTGGCCGGCCTGGACGGCGCCGCCCGGCTGGACGGGCTCTCGGACGGCCTGTCGAGCCCGGCCGACAAGAAGATCTTCGGGGTGCTGCGGGCCCTGTCGGACGTGGTGCTGGTGGGCGCCGAGACGGTGCGGGCGGAGGGGTACGGGCCGGCCGCGGCGCCGGCCTGGTCCGCCGCGGCGCGCCGGGCGGCCGGGCAGGCACCCGCCCCGGTGATCGCGGTGGTCAGCCGCTCGCTGGGCCTGGACCTCGCGGCGCCGCTGTTCACCGAACCGCCGGTGCGCACCGTGGTGATCACCACCGAGGACGCGCCGGCGCGCAGCCTGGACGCGGTGGCCGAGGTGGCCGACGTGATCGCGGTCGGACGGGGTTCGGTGGACCTGCGGGCGGCGGTCGCGGCACTGGCGGACCGGGGCTGGACCCGGATGCTGACCGAGGGCGGCCCCCGGCTGCTCGGGCAGCTGGCCGCCGCGGACCTGCTGGACGAGCTGTGCCTGACGCTGGCCCCGCTGATCACCGGCGGCGACGCGCCGCGCATCATCCACGATGCGGAAATGCCTGACGTGCGGCGGATGCGGCTGGTCTCATTGATCGAGCAGAAAGGATTCCTCTTCACCCGTTACCTGCGTCCGCCGACCCCGTGACCCCCGGACCGTGATCCCGCTCCCTTCTGGGACTTCCTCCGCGTGGCCCGTGTGCCGGGTGAGCAGCGTGCGGAAAGCTTCCGCCGGGCAGTATGGGATGCGAAGCCGGGGCCCGGGGGCCGGTGTCTGGAAGGGACTCACGTGTTCAAGACGGTACTGATGATCGAAAAGGCGCTCTCCGACGCCGACGTGGAACTCGTCACCACGCTGCACAGCGAGGAGAAGGTGTCCTTCGTCGTCCTGATGCAGCCGCGCGGCAAGCAGGACGAGCTGCTGCGGGCGCTGGACGACGTGGCCCTGGGCCACCTCGACAAGGTGGTGCGCGAGCACGACGAGTCCGAGAGCGGGCCCACGGTGGCCACCGAGTCGCTCGAGCACAGCCTGCGCCACCTGCGCGACGCCGGCGCCGAGGCGGTCGGCGAACTCGTCGAGGAGAAGCCGCTGGACCGGCTGCGCGCCGTGGTGGAGGAGCACCGGGCCGACGAGGTGGTGGTGCTCACGTCCCCGCACTTCGTGGAGGAGTTCTTCCACCGCGACTGGGCCTCCCAGGCCCGCCACAAGGTGGGCGTCCCGGTGCTGCGGCTGTTCGCCAGCGACTCCTGACCCCGGCCCTCCCCGCGTCGGGCGGGGCGGGGTCCGGACGCCGTCGTGGTGCAGAATCGTCCTTGCGGTCCGGCGCGCCCCGGCCGCGAGGACGACCCGACCGTCGTCCGCACCTCCCCCGTCCCCGCCCCGTACGGAGCCCCGCCTTGAACGACGCCGCGCACGACCTGCACGCCCCGCACTTCATCGGCATCGGCGGCGCCGGCATGTCCGGCCTGGCGAAGATCCTCGCGGTGCGCGGGGCCAGCGTCTCCGGCAGCGACTCCAAGGAGTCCGAGACCGTCCTCGCGCTGCGCGCCCTCGGCGCGGCCGTCCACATCGGCCACGCCGCCGAGCACGTGCCGGACGGCGCGAGCAGCATCGTGGTCTCCAGCGCCATCCGCGCCGACAACCCGGAGCTGGCCGAGGCCCGCGAGCGCGGCATCCCGGTGGTGCACCGCTCCGACGCGCTCGCCGCGCTGATGGGCGGCCGCCGGGCGCTGGCGGTGGCCGGCACCCACGGCAAGACCACCACCACCAGCATGCTCGCGGTCGCCCTCGGCGAACTGGGCCTGGACCCGTCCTACGCGATCGGCGGCGACCTCGACGCCCCCGGTTCCAACGCCCACCACGGCACCGGCGAGATCTTCGTCGCCGAGGCCGACGAGAGCGACCGCAGCTTCCACAAGTACGCGCCCGAGGTGGCGATCGTGCTGAACGTGGAGCTGGACCACCACGCCAACTACGCCTCGATCGACGAGATCCACGAGTCCTTCGAGACCTTCGTCGCCCGGATCACCCCCGGCGGCACCCTGGTGGTCTCCGCCGACCACGACGGCGCCCGCGAGCTGACCGCCCGGGTGGCCGGCCGCGAGGGCCTGAACGTGGTCACCGTCGGCGCCGCCGAGGACGCCGACCTGCGGGTGCTGTCGGTCGTCGCGCGCGGCATGACCAGCGAGGTCACCGTGCTGCTGGACGGCGAGGAGCTGCACTTCACCGTCTCGGTGCCCGGCCGCCACTACGCCCACAACGCGGTCGCCGCGCTGGCCGCCGGTGTCGCGCTGGGCGTCCCGGCCGCGGACCTGGCGAAGGCCCTCGGCGCCTACACCGGTGTGCGCCGCCGGCTCCAGCTCAAGGGCGAGGCGGGCGGTGTCCAGGTGATCGACTCCTACGCCCACCACCCGACCGAGATGACCGCCGACCTGGAGGCGATCCGGGAGGCCACCGAGGGCCGGGTGCTGGTGGTGTTCCAGCCGCACCTGTTCAGCCGCACCCAGCAGCTCGCCGAGGAGATGGGCGCCGCGCTGGCGCTCGCCGACGCCTCCGTGGTGCTGGACATCTACCCGGCCCGCGAGGACCCGATCCCCGGTGTCACCAGCGAGCTGATCCTCGACGCCGCCCGCCGCGCCGGCGCCGAGGTCACCGCCGAGCACGACTTCGCCGCCGCCCCCGCCCTGCTGGCCGGCCTGGCCCGCCCGGGCGACCTGCTGCTCACCATGGGCGCCGGCGACGTCACCAATCTGGGTCCGGAAATCCTCGGGCACCTCGCGAACGTTTCCACCAACGTCTGAGTCCCCCCGACCTGGAGCCGTCATGAGCTACGAGATCGAGAAGACCGACGCCGAGTGGCGTGCCGAGCTGTCCCCGGAGGAGTACCACGTGCTCCGGGAGGCCGGCACCGAGCGCCCGTTCACCGGCAAGTACACCGACACCAAGACCGTCGGCGTGTACGGCTGCCGGGCCTGCGGGGCCGAGCTGTTCAGCTCGGAGACCAAGTTCGACAGCCACTGCGGCTGGCCGTCCTACTACGCGCCGCTGGCCGGCGACCGTGTCCAGTACATCGAGGACACCACGCTCGGCATGCGCCGGGTGGAGGTCCGCTGCGCGCGCTGCGGCGGCCACCTGGGCCATGTCTTCGAGGGCGAGGGCTACGGCACGCCGACGGACCAGCGGTACTGCATCAACAGCGTCTCGCTGACGCTGAAGCCGGCCGAGTAGCGGCGAACGGCGGCAGGTGGGCCCGGTACCCCGGCGGGGTGCCGGGCCCACCTGCCGTCCGGCCCACCTGCCGTCCGGCCCACCTGCCGTCCGGCCCGGCGCTACCCGGCCACCGGGGTGAAGCGGACCGGGAGGCGGACCAGGGCGCGGTGGAAGGGGCCGGGGCGCCAGCGCAGGGTGTCGGCGGGTTCGGCGAGTTCGAGGTCGCCGATCCGGCTGGTCAGCTGCTCGACCGCGGTGATCGCGATCAGCAGGGCCGGGTCGCGGGCCGGGCAGGCGTGCGGGCCGGCCGCCCAGGCCAGGTGGGCCGACTCGCCGCTGCGCAGCCCGGCGGTGTCCGGGCTGTCGGCCGGCGGCGCGGCCTCGGAGTTGGCGGCGGCGTAGGAGACCAGGACCAGCGAGCCGGCCGGGATCGCCCGGCCGGCCAGGACGGTGTCGCAGCGCGGGTAGTGGGCCGAGAGGTTGGCCAGCGGCGGCTCGTGCCAGAGCACCTCGTCGATCGCCTGGTGGGCGGTCATCGCGCCGCCGAACAGCGAACCGGCGTAGCGGGCGTCGGTGAGCAGCCGGCGCAGGGCGTTGCCGATGAGGTTGGTGGTCGGCTCGTTCCCGGCGATCATGGTCAGGGTGATCTGCCGGACCACCTCGTCGTTGTCGAGGCCCGCCGGGTGGGTGAGGAACCACGAGGTCAGGTCGTGCCGGGGGCGCTCGCGGCGCTCGGCGACCATCGCGGTGACCACGGCGACGAGGTCCGCGTACGCGGTCACCGCCTGCCGGGTGGACTCGATCATGCCGACGATGCCGGCCACCAGCCGTTCCCGGTGCTCGTCGGGCACGCCGAACCAGGTGGTCACCACGTGGACGGGCAGCCGGCGGGCGTAGTCGGCGATGAGGTCGGCGGAGCCGGTGGCCCCGAAGGTGCCGATCAGCCGGTGGGCGACCTCGGCCACCCGGCGCTGCAGCAGGTGCGGTTCCAGCAGCGCGAGGCCGTCGGTGATCACCTGCCGGTAGCGGGCGTGCGTCTCCCCGTCGCTGAACAGCGCGGTCGGCCGGTAGCCGAGCACCGGGAGCAGCGGGGAGTCCGGGGGGACGGTCTGCTGCCAGGCCCGGGAGTCCTTGGAGTAGGTGTCGGTGTCGCGCAGCAGGTCCAGCGCGGCCTGGTAGTCGGTGACCAGCAGGGCCCCGACGCCGGGCGCGATCTCCACCGGGGCGACCGGGCCCTGTCGGCGCAGCCGCTCGTAGACGGTCTGCGGGTCGGCGGCGAAGGCCGGGCCGTGGAGGGCGGTCGGGGCGGGCGCGGCGGGGGGCTGTGCTGCAGGGGACTGTGCGGCAGGGGGCTGTGCGGTGGGGGGCTGTGCGGTGGGGGTGGTCATGACTGCTCCGGTGCGGAGGGCGGCAGGCCGTGCAGGACGTGTTCGGTGAGGGCGATCAGGGCGTCCAGGCTGGAGCCGCGCTCGCGGGCGTCGCAGAGCACCAGCGGGGTGGCCGGATGCAGGTCGAGGTGGGTGCGGAGCACCTCGGGCGGGTGCGCCGGCGATTCGGGGAAGCGGTTGACGGCGACCGCGTACGGCAGGCCCTGTTCCTCGACCATGTCCATGATCTCGAAGGAGTCGGCCAGCCGGCGGGTGTCCGCCAGGACCAGGGCGCCGAGGGCGCCGCGCGCGATGTCCTGCCAGAGCGGGAAGAACCGCCGCTGGCCGGGGGTGCCGAACATGTACAGCACCACCTCGCCGGGCAGCGTGAGCCGGCCGAAGTCGACCGCGACCGTGGTGGTGGACTTGCCGGGGAGGCCGGCCAGGTCGTCGACGGGGGCGCCGGTCTCGGTCATCGCCTCCTCGGTGTGCAGGGTGGGGATCTCCGAGAGGGTGCGGATGAAGGTCGTCTTGCCGACGCCGAAGGGGCCGGCGACCACCAGCTTCATCAGCGTCTGTTCGGGGTCGGGCAGGTAGCCCACCCGGTCCGGGCGCCCCGGAGCGGGCGGCCTACCGGAGAGTGCGGAGTCCAACGAGGAGCCTCTCGACGAGGGAGCGGTCGGTCTGCTGGGCGCGGGGGATCGGCGCGCGGGCGTGCAGGCAGCCCGCCTCGACCAGATCGGCCGCGAGGAAGACGGTCGCGCTGACCGGGAGCCGCAGATGTGCGGCGGCCTCGACGACGGTGAGCGCGCCGGGCCGCAGCAGTTCCCAGAGCCGCCGGTGCTCGGCCTCCAGCTCGGTGAGCGCCTCCGGCTGCCCGGCGCCGGTCGCGAACAGCACGGTGAGCCGTTCGAACCCGTCGGTGCCGGCGCGGGCCCGGCCGCCGGTGGCCAGGTAGGCGGGCACCATCCGCCTGCGGGGGACGGCGGTCATGACCGCGGGGCGTCCTGCCGCCTGGCCGGGCTGGCCAGGGCTCGGCCGAGGGCGGCCACCTGGACCTGCATCTGGTAGGCGACGTTGCCGAGTTGGGCCTCGGGTGTGGTGAACACCGCGAGCGAGGTGTTCTCCCCGGCCGGGACGACGACGGCGAAGCCCAGCTCGGACTCGACCACGGTCTGCGCCAGCCGGGGCTGCTCGGTGTCGGTGAAGGCGGTGGTGAACGCGCGGGCGGCCGCGTGGACGGTGGCGGTCATCGCGGCGACCCGCTCGGCGGAGGCGCGGCCGAGGCCGGACGAGGCGGCCTCGACCAGGCCGTCACCGGTGGCGATCACCGCGTGGACGACGCCCGGCAGTTCCAGGAGCGGGCTCAGCACCCACCCGATCCCTTCGGCGGCGGCCGGGGCGCCGGTGGGCGAACCGGCCGGTGCGGGGGTGGCGGTGGCGGTGCTGGGGCTGGACGTGCTGCTCACGGCGCGGCTCCTCAGGAGGTCTGGGTGCTCCGGCGGCCGGACGCCGCCGCGGGACCGGCGCCGGTGCGGGCGGCGTCGGGGCGGGGCGGGGCCGCCCGGTCGGCGCCGGCGGGGCCGGTCGCCTCGGGGGACGGGGAGTGGGGGCTCTGGGGGGTGCCGGCCTCGGCGCCGGCGGCCTCGGGGACGGTCACGGGGACGGCCTCGGCGGCTTCCTCGGTGACGACCTCCGTGACGGACCCGGTCACGGCCTCGGTGACGGACCCGGTCACGGCCTCGGTGGCGGACCCGGTCACGGCCTCGGTGGCGGCGGCGTCGACGGTCGCGAGGACGGTCTCGGCGGCAGCGGCCCCGACGGCCTCCGCGGTGACGGCCTCCGCGACGGCGGCGCGGCCGGAGCCGGTGCCGTGCTGGAGCGCCTGCCAGCGGGCGGCCGCCTGCTCGGGCGTCCGCACCGGGCGGACGGCGCCGGGCCCGGGTGCCGCGGCACCCTCGGCCGGCGAGGGCGGCGCGGACACCGGCCGCCTCCGGCGGCGGCTGGGCAGCCCGGTGCCGTCG comes from Streptomyces sp. TLI_053 and encodes:
- a CDS encoding DUF742 domain-containing protein; this encodes MTAVPRRRMVPAYLATGGRARAGTDGFERLTVLFATGAGQPEALTELEAEHRRLWELLRPGALTVVEAAAHLRLPVSATVFLAADLVEAGCLHARAPIPRAQQTDRSLVERLLVGLRTLR
- a CDS encoding indole-3-glycerol phosphate synthase, encoding MFKTVLMIEKALSDADVELVTTLHSEEKVSFVVLMQPRGKQDELLRALDDVALGHLDKVVREHDESESGPTVATESLEHSLRHLRDAGAEAVGELVEEKPLDRLRAVVEEHRADEVVVLTSPHFVEEFFHRDWASQARHKVGVPVLRLFASDS
- a CDS encoding roadblock/LC7 domain-containing protein — protein: MGWVLSPLLELPGVVHAVIATGDGLVEAASSGLGRASAERVAAMTATVHAAARAFTTAFTDTEQPRLAQTVVESELGFAVVVPAGENTSLAVFTTPEAQLGNVAYQMQVQVAALGRALASPARRQDAPRS
- a CDS encoding cytochrome P450: MTTPTAQPPTAQPPAAQSPAAQPPAAPAPTALHGPAFAADPQTVYERLRRQGPVAPVEIAPGVGALLVTDYQAALDLLRDTDTYSKDSRAWQQTVPPDSPLLPVLGYRPTALFSDGETHARYRQVITDGLALLEPHLLQRRVAEVAHRLIGTFGATGSADLIADYARRLPVHVVTTWFGVPDEHRERLVAGIVGMIESTRQAVTAYADLVAVVTAMVAERRERPRHDLTSWFLTHPAGLDNDEVVRQITLTMIAGNEPTTNLIGNALRRLLTDARYAGSLFGGAMTAHQAIDEVLWHEPPLANLSAHYPRCDTVLAGRAIPAGSLVLVSYAAANSEAAPPADSPDTAGLRSGESAHLAWAAGPHACPARDPALLIAITAVEQLTSRIGDLELAEPADTLRWRPGPFHRALVRLPVRFTPVAG
- a CDS encoding helix-turn-helix transcriptional regulator; this translates as MSSGYHTRWVVPPEHRETEEYRAAGRRMALAEAVHTRRSVLGWTAAELAERAGLDEAIVESIEESGVDPTLPLIERLAAAFDSAVRIDPSGDPAIRFEAHAA
- the msrB gene encoding peptide-methionine (R)-S-oxide reductase MsrB, giving the protein MSYEIEKTDAEWRAELSPEEYHVLREAGTERPFTGKYTDTKTVGVYGCRACGAELFSSETKFDSHCGWPSYYAPLAGDRVQYIEDTTLGMRRVEVRCARCGGHLGHVFEGEGYGTPTDQRYCINSVSLTLKPAE
- a CDS encoding pyrimidine reductase family protein, translating into MQQLISPPDAVFQDPESPEALAAVYAYPGQVNRGRPWLRANMVAGLDGAARLDGLSDGLSSPADKKIFGVLRALSDVVLVGAETVRAEGYGPAAAPAWSAAARRAAGQAPAPVIAVVSRSLGLDLAAPLFTEPPVRTVVITTEDAPARSLDAVAEVADVIAVGRGSVDLRAAVAALADRGWTRMLTEGGPRLLGQLAAADLLDELCLTLAPLITGGDAPRIIHDAEMPDVRRMRLVSLIEQKGFLFTRYLRPPTP
- a CDS encoding ATP/GTP-binding protein, which codes for MKLVVAGPFGVGKTTFIRTLSEIPTLHTEEAMTETGAPVDDLAGLPGKSTTTVAVDFGRLTLPGEVVLYMFGTPGQRRFFPLWQDIARGALGALVLADTRRLADSFEIMDMVEEQGLPYAVAVNRFPESPAHPPEVLRTHLDLHPATPLVLCDARERGSSLDALIALTEHVLHGLPPSAPEQS
- the zapE gene encoding cell division protein ZapE; the protein is MPAASRPDTATEPIAGVTGSPIALTDRRPVVPAERLVAEMVPPPRFSDVSFGTYLPDPGQPSQYEAVQVLEQFAGALNGGNGAAPKRGWFRRGAPAPVGPAGIYLDGGYGVGKTHLLASLWHAVPGPKAFGTFVELTNLVGALGFQQAVRTLSDHRLLCIDEFELDDPGDTVLVSTLLGRLVENGVKLCATSNTLPEKLGEGRFAAADFLREIQGLSAHFRPMRIDGQDYRHRGLPDAPPPYRDTEVDAVAARTPGASLDDFDTLLAHLPAVHPSRYGALLDDVTAVCLRGVRQVDDQSTALRLVVLADRMYDRELPITASGLPFDQVFPEEMLRGGYRKKYLRAVSRLVALARDSAKS
- a CDS encoding type II toxin-antitoxin system RelE/ParE family toxin; its protein translation is MTGDRQAWTIEIEPEVRAWLRTCSIAEYRAAERAADRLADDGELLPFPLASHLGGPVRELRIGPMRITYWLAPARRAVLLTVFRKTRNRESDEVGRAHRAQKLCEAEHRPAGDHQVYDRDEEER
- the murC gene encoding UDP-N-acetylmuramate--L-alanine ligase — its product is MHAPHFIGIGGAGMSGLAKILAVRGASVSGSDSKESETVLALRALGAAVHIGHAAEHVPDGASSIVVSSAIRADNPELAEARERGIPVVHRSDALAALMGGRRALAVAGTHGKTTTTSMLAVALGELGLDPSYAIGGDLDAPGSNAHHGTGEIFVAEADESDRSFHKYAPEVAIVLNVELDHHANYASIDEIHESFETFVARITPGGTLVVSADHDGARELTARVAGREGLNVVTVGAAEDADLRVLSVVARGMTSEVTVLLDGEELHFTVSVPGRHYAHNAVAALAAGVALGVPAADLAKALGAYTGVRRRLQLKGEAGGVQVIDSYAHHPTEMTADLEAIREATEGRVLVVFQPHLFSRTQQLAEEMGAALALADASVVLDIYPAREDPIPGVTSELILDAARRAGAEVTAEHDFAAAPALLAGLARPGDLLLTMGAGDVTNLGPEILGHLANVSTNV